One window of the Trifolium pratense cultivar HEN17-A07 linkage group LG2, ARS_RC_1.1, whole genome shotgun sequence genome contains the following:
- the LOC123910324 gene encoding alkylbase DNA glycosidase-like protein mag2, with protein sequence MKRTRSQTKSNSISNNNPQPQIKTLNSSKIPFPAKKIPKLTTKKPILPPSSSPPPPPPIAKPLSSTGELETALNHLRAADPLLSTIINTFPSPQFSNKITPFFSLIKTLISQQLSNKASSSIENRFISLFDSQSSILPNAVLSLTPTQLREVGISGPKATYIHDLSTKYANGFLSDSSIIEMDDEMLYEKLMSVKGIGPWSVHMFMIFTLHRPDVLPVGDLVVRRGVEKLYGLKGLPSPSQMEVLCEKWKPYRSVGSWYMYRFVEAKGVLPSHTT encoded by the coding sequence ATGAAACGAACTCGATCCCAAACCAAATCCAATTCCATTTCCAACAACAATCCACAACCCCAAATCAAAACCCTAAACTCTTCAAAAATCCCTTTCCCCGCCAAAAAAATCCCAAAACTCACCACCAAAAAACCAATTCTTCCACcttcatcatcaccaccaccaccaccaccaatcgCAAAACCATTATCATCAACCGGAGAACTCGAAACCGCCCTCAACCACCTCCGTGCCGCCGATCCACTCCTCTCAACCATAATCAACACCTTCCCTTCTCCCCAATTCTCAAACAAAATCACGCCTTTCTTTTCTCTcatcaaaaccctaatttccCAACAACTCTCAAACAAAGCTTCATCATCAATCGAAAACCGTTTCATTTCTCTCTTTGATTCACAATCTTCAATTCTCCCAAACGCGGTTCTATCCCTTACCCCAACTCAGCTTCGTGAAGTCGGAATCTCAGGACCAAAAGCAACCTACATTCATGATCTTTCGACGAAATACGCTAATGGGTTTTTATCGGATTCATCGATTATTGAGATGGATGATGAAATGTTGTATGAGAAATTAATGTCGGTTAAAGGAATTGGACCTTGGTCTGTTCATATGTTTATGATTTTTACACTTCATCGTCCTGATGTTTTGCCTGTTGGTGATCTTGTTGTGAGAAGAGGTGTGGAAAAATTGTATGGTCTTAAGGGTTTGCCTTCACCTTCACAAATGGAGGTTTTGTGTGAGAAATGGAAGCCTTATAGGTCTGTTGGGTCTTGGTATATGTATAGATTTGTTGAAGCTAAAGGGGTTTTGCCAAGTCATACTACTTAG
- the LOC123910323 gene encoding epoxide hydrolase 4-like: MVNTAMIIWTVLTWVAKIAGLKPYTVEIQQGTVMRFWVPSNTISKPKPKPKPNSKPPKPVVVLLHGFCGDGLTTWHYQINSLAKSYTVYIPDLIFFGGSMTDKPDRSLAFQAECLAVGLRKLGVEKCVVVGFSYGGMVAYKMAELYHELVQAVVITGAVLALDESLINKTLEDIGFPSISEMLMPSSVEGVRSLLHVGFNKKFPLPNRLLGDFLKVMFSNRKERNELLDELVLSYKDNIPKFPQQLHLLWGEKDHLLKPEIAQDMKEKLGNKATFHEIKKAGHLAQLERPWTYNRCLKKFISSVMLDERK, encoded by the exons ATGGTGAACACAGCGATGATAATTTGGACAGTGCTTACTTGGGTAGCGAAGATAGCGGGGTTGAAGCCCTACACGGTAGAGATACAACAAGGTACAGTTATGAGGTTTTGGGTTCCATCAAATACCATTTCAAAGCCCAAGCCCAAACCCAAGCCCAATTCAAAACCCCCCAAGCCAGTGGTGGTTCTCCTCCACGGCTTTTGTGGCGACGGACTTACCACCTGGCATTACCAAATCAACTCTTTAGCCAAAAGTTACACCGTGTATATTCCAGACTTAATTTTCTTTGGTGGCTCAATGACCGATAAGCCGGATCGGTCGTTGGCTTTTCAAGCCGAGTGTTTGGCAGTGGGGTTAAGGAAACTCGGGGTGGAGAAATGTGTTGTGGTTGGATTTAGTTACGGTGGAATGGTGGCGTATAAAATGGCTGAGCTTTATCATGAGCTGGTTCAAGCAGTGGTTATAACTGGAGCAGTTTTGGCTCTAGATGAGTCTTTGATTAATAAGACATTGGAAGATATTGGATTTCCTTCTATTTCGGAAATGTTAATGCCATCTTCTGTTGAAGGAGTGAGATCACTTCTTCATGTTggttttaacaaaaaatttccGTTACCCAACCGTTTGCTTGGTGACTTTCTTAAG GTGATGTTCTCTAATAGGAAGGAGCGAAATGAGCTATTAGATGAACTAGTCCTTAGCTACAAAGACAATATCCCAAAATTTCCACAG CAACTACACCTTCTATGGGGTGAGAAAGATCATCTTTTAAAGCCAGAGATTGCACAAGATATGAAAGA GAAGCTAGGAAATAAAGCAACATTTCATGAGATAAAGAAGGCTGGTCACTTGGCTCAACTAGAGCGACCCTGGACTTATAACAGGTGTCTTAAGAAGTTCATTTCTTCCGTTATGCTTGATGAAAGAAAATAA
- the LOC123910326 gene encoding epoxide hydrolase 4-like, with amino-acid sequence MVNTVTLIWSLGKWTVKMAGVKPYMVEIEPGTVMRFWVPSETISKPTKPVVVLLHGFSSDGLTTWLSQIIMLAKNYAVYVPNLIFFGGSTTDKPDRSPTFQAGCLAAGLKKLGVEKCVVVGFSYGGMVAFQMAELYSELVQAVVVTGSILAIQESMISSSVVENVGSSWSEILLPSSVEGLKSLLSTGLYRNIRFPNRVLSDFLKVMFSNRKERSELLEALELSYKDINIPNFSQRIHLLWGEKDKIFKLEVAHNIKEKLGNNATIEVIKKAGHLVNMERPFIYNRCLKKFLSSIMLDEIK; translated from the exons atGGTGAACACGGTGACACTTATTTGGTCATTGGGTAAATGGACAGTGAAGATGGCTGGTGTGAAGCCTTACATGGTGGAGATAGAGCCAGGTACAGTTATGAGGTTTTGGGTTCCATCTGAAACCATTTCAAAACCCACCAAGCCAGTGGTGGTTCTCCTCCATGGCTTCTCCAGCGACGGACTTACAACTTGGTTGTCACAAATCATCATGTTAGCCAAAAACTACGCCGTTTACGTGCCAAACTTAATTTTCTTTGGCGGCTCCACAACTGATAAGCCGGACCGGTCACCGACTTTTCAAGCCGGGTGTTTGGCGGCAGGGTTAAAGAAACTCGGGGTGGAGAAATGTGTTGTGGTTGGATTTAGTTATGGTGGAATGGTGGCGTTTCAAATGGCTGAGCTGTATAGTGAGCTGGTTCAAGCTGTGGTTGTAACTGGCTCGATTTTGGCTATACAAGAGTCTATGATTAGTAGTAGTGTAGTGGAAAATGTTGGGTCTTCTTGGTCGGAAATATTATTACCATCTTCTGTTGAGGGATTAAAGTCACTTCTCTCTACTGGATTATATAGAAACATTCGATTTCCCAACCGTGTGTTAAGTGACTTTCTTAAG GTGATGTTCTCGAATAGGAAGGAGAGAAGTGAACTATTAGAGGCCTTAGAACTTAGCTACAAAGACATCAACATTCCAAATTTTTCACAG CGGATACATCTTTTATGGGGTGAGaaagataaaattttcaaactagAGGTTGCACACAACATAAAAGA GAAGCTAGGAAATAACGCAACAATTGAAGTAATAAAGAAGGCTGGCCACTTAGTTAATATGGAGCGACCCTTTATTTATAATAGGTGTCTAAAGAAGTTTCTTTCGTCCATTATGCTTGATGaaataaaataa